The following are encoded in a window of Kaistia algarum genomic DNA:
- a CDS encoding acetoacetate--CoA ligase: MESSPLWTPSEERMRRHPMTRFRAAAATRAGRALPDHDALHAWSIEDRAAFWDLVWDFCGVSGDKGERRLVAGDQMPGARFFPDAKLNFAANLLRRHGTDDALVFWGEDRVRRRLSWNELHDLVSRLQQWLRASGVEPGDRVAAMMPNRPETIALMLATASIGAVFSSCSPDFGPRGVLDRFGQIEPKVFVACDGYYYAGKTIDLAPKLAEIVPQLPTAAQVLIVPYIGTADAVAAGLPHAVTFRVALEPYLAKPVETVSMPFSHPLYIMFSSGTTGVPKCIVHSAGGTLLQHLKEIHLHCGIGEGDRLFYFTTCGWMMWNWLASGLATGATLLLYDGSPFHPSGNILFDYADAERMTLFGTSAKFIDSVAKAGLRPIETHDLSSLAMMTSTGSPLSPESFAFVYEGIRHDIHLASISGGTDIVSCFVLGIPGKPAWKGEIQGPGLGLAVDVWDDDGRHMDAGKGELVCRKAFPSMPVGFWNDPDGARYHAAYFERFDNVWCHGDFAEWTEHGGLVIHGRSDATLNPGGVRIGTAEIYNQVEQIPEVLEALAIGQDWDHDVRVVLFVRLREGIDLDDALQAVIRTRIRTGCTPRHVPARIVAVPDIPRTKSGKIVELAVREVVHGRPVKNQEALANPEALAFFRDVPSLRE, translated from the coding sequence ATGGAATCCTCGCCCCTGTGGACGCCGTCCGAAGAGCGCATGCGCCGCCATCCGATGACGCGATTCCGCGCGGCTGCCGCGACGCGGGCCGGACGTGCGTTGCCCGATCACGACGCGCTCCATGCCTGGTCCATCGAGGACCGAGCCGCGTTCTGGGACCTCGTCTGGGATTTCTGCGGCGTTTCCGGCGACAAGGGCGAGCGACGCCTCGTCGCTGGCGACCAGATGCCGGGCGCCCGCTTCTTTCCCGATGCCAAGCTGAATTTCGCCGCCAATCTGCTGCGCCGGCACGGCACAGACGACGCGCTGGTGTTCTGGGGTGAGGACCGCGTGCGACGTCGGCTCTCCTGGAACGAGCTGCATGATCTCGTCTCGCGCCTGCAGCAATGGCTTCGCGCGTCCGGTGTCGAGCCGGGAGACCGCGTCGCCGCCATGATGCCCAACCGGCCGGAGACGATCGCGCTGATGCTGGCGACCGCCTCGATCGGCGCGGTGTTCTCCTCCTGCTCGCCGGATTTCGGCCCGCGCGGCGTGCTCGACCGTTTCGGCCAGATCGAGCCCAAGGTGTTCGTTGCCTGCGATGGCTATTATTACGCCGGCAAGACGATCGACCTCGCCCCGAAGCTGGCCGAGATCGTGCCGCAACTGCCGACAGCGGCGCAGGTGCTGATCGTTCCCTATATCGGCACGGCGGATGCCGTCGCCGCCGGCTTGCCTCATGCGGTCACGTTCCGTGTGGCGTTGGAGCCTTACTTGGCGAAGCCGGTCGAGACCGTGTCGATGCCGTTTTCGCATCCGCTCTACATCATGTTCTCGTCCGGAACGACGGGCGTGCCGAAATGCATCGTCCATTCCGCCGGTGGGACATTGCTGCAGCATCTGAAGGAGATCCATCTCCATTGCGGCATCGGCGAGGGCGACCGGCTGTTCTATTTCACGACCTGCGGCTGGATGATGTGGAACTGGCTTGCCTCGGGCCTCGCCACCGGCGCGACGCTGCTGCTCTATGACGGCTCGCCCTTCCATCCGAGCGGCAACATCCTGTTCGACTATGCTGACGCCGAGCGCATGACGCTTTTCGGCACTTCGGCGAAGTTCATCGACAGCGTCGCCAAGGCGGGCCTGCGCCCCATCGAGACGCATGACCTCTCGTCGCTGGCCATGATGACGTCGACCGGCTCACCGCTCTCGCCGGAGAGCTTCGCCTTCGTCTATGAGGGCATCAGGCACGACATTCATCTGGCCTCAATCTCGGGCGGCACCGACATCGTCTCCTGCTTCGTGCTCGGCATTCCGGGCAAGCCGGCCTGGAAGGGCGAGATCCAGGGGCCGGGTCTCGGCCTCGCCGTCGATGTCTGGGACGATGACGGACGGCATATGGATGCCGGCAAGGGCGAACTCGTCTGCCGTAAGGCGTTTCCGTCCATGCCGGTCGGCTTCTGGAACGATCCGGACGGCGCGCGCTATCACGCCGCCTATTTCGAGCGCTTCGACAATGTCTGGTGTCATGGCGATTTCGCCGAATGGACGGAGCATGGCGGCCTGGTTATCCATGGCCGTTCCGATGCGACGCTCAATCCCGGCGGCGTCCGCATCGGCACCGCCGAGATCTACAACCAGGTCGAGCAGATTCCGGAAGTCCTGGAAGCCTTGGCAATCGGCCAGGACTGGGACCATGATGTCCGCGTCGTGCTGTTCGTGCGCCTGCGCGAAGGTATCGACCTCGACGACGCGCTGCAGGCGGTGATCCGCACCCGCATCCGCACCGGCTGCACACCGCGCCACGTGCCGGCCCGCATCGTCGCGGTTCCCGACATCCCGCGCACCAAGTCCGGCAAGATCGTCGAACTGGCCGTTCGCGAGGTGGTGCATGGCCGCCCGGTCAAGAACCAGGAAGCCCTCGCCAATCCGGAAGCGCTCGCCTTCTTCAGAGACGTTCCATCGCTGCGCGAATGA
- a CDS encoding RNA polymerase sigma factor, which produces MPPATPSDDPDALLAVRLQAGDEQALGLLMARHGGRLRQLARRMTGRADEAEDIVQEAFVAIWRRAARIEVGQVSIGAYLTRTVINRCIDRSRRERIRRWIGLDVVPEVEDEAPAADDVIEARSEMRAVARDLTTLPPRQRAAILLVSSGDHSIAEIAETMALSVGAVEQLLVRARRTLRARALERLRAEGSEGQ; this is translated from the coding sequence TTGCCCCCAGCGACGCCGTCGGACGATCCTGACGCCTTGCTCGCCGTCCGCCTCCAGGCCGGCGACGAGCAGGCCCTTGGTCTGCTCATGGCAAGGCATGGCGGAAGATTGCGGCAGCTCGCCCGGCGCATGACCGGGCGGGCCGACGAGGCCGAGGACATCGTGCAGGAGGCGTTCGTCGCAATATGGCGCCGCGCGGCCCGGATCGAAGTCGGTCAGGTCTCCATCGGCGCCTATCTCACCCGCACGGTGATCAACCGGTGCATCGATCGATCCCGGCGGGAGCGGATACGCCGATGGATCGGCCTCGACGTCGTTCCCGAAGTTGAGGACGAGGCTCCGGCGGCGGATGATGTCATCGAGGCCCGGTCGGAGATGCGGGCGGTCGCCCGTGACCTGACAACGCTGCCGCCGCGACAGCGCGCGGCCATCCTGCTGGTCTCAAGCGGCGATCATTCGATCGCCGAGATCGCCGAGACGATGGCGCTCTCCGTGGGGGCGGTGGAGCAATTACTGGTTCGAGCCCGCCGCACGCTGAGGGCGAGGGCGCTCGAACGGTTGAGGGCCGAAGGAAGTGAGGGGCAATGA
- a CDS encoding periplasmic heavy metal sensor, with product MTLTGRWAALVLTALGLSLCANFVWLGFQVSRSVGPGPQPPSAERLISLGGAALPKPLRAEIAAALAPRRDDLKTAFRQMRDARLAVLQAMRADPLDPADLEAAFADLRRRLDEVAAIGEAAVVQGLQHVSPEIRSQIEASGKPKATVRKDN from the coding sequence GTGACCTTGACCGGCCGATGGGCGGCGCTCGTCCTCACAGCACTGGGCCTGTCGCTCTGCGCCAATTTCGTCTGGCTCGGCTTTCAGGTCTCCCGTTCCGTCGGACCGGGTCCGCAGCCACCCTCCGCCGAAAGGCTGATTTCGCTCGGGGGTGCCGCGTTGCCCAAGCCGTTGCGCGCCGAGATCGCTGCGGCGCTGGCGCCGCGACGCGACGATCTCAAGACCGCGTTCCGCCAGATGCGCGACGCGCGGCTTGCGGTCCTGCAGGCGATGCGGGCCGATCCGCTCGATCCGGCGGACCTGGAAGCCGCGTTCGCCGATCTCCGGCGCCGGCTCGACGAGGTCGCGGCGATCGGCGAGGCGGCGGTCGTCCAGGGACTCCAGCATGTCTCGCCGGAGATCCGCAGCCAGATCGAAGCATCAGGCAAGCCGAAGGCCACGGTTCGGAAGGACAATTGA
- a CDS encoding AsmA family protein — MKRLASLSIALVVLVGAFIITAPSLVSIEVVRRSLAYEIAGWGGSALTFEGTPTVAFRPYLTVTFPKARIASSRNGETLVSMDQLSAQVPLLPLLFQGRIEPSAFDFRKPEFHFESDAAGRPNWTLPYGLDSTSRVSRLTVTGGSIHYRAADGRVVDIGDVDAVLRWPSVAGAASFEGSASWRGQSGDFSASIGSLRDFFGGQPTALQFALASTPLRTTFNGQVQSVDGLTANGEISAETPSIRQLGDIFGWKLSEHTAYGAASLRTSLSFARGVATMADAALSIDGSDGEGALALDLTGPRPSLQATLAFDDFEAAPLVELASSFVRDVRATPDAPIDPAPMRWVDFDMRLSTERLLYSGSNIGRVAGSAALRDGRLDIALADMRLFDGRLSGNVTADASGPRPSAALRLRLDSLPLKSLPNDWLPLLSARGTAEGTLNLEAAGNHWSEFSASLSGDGDLVITDGGLDGVDLTALRNGWGSADTTARAAISGSTRFSTASCAVTIRGDVARVDQAEATGSDFKVSLAGAAALADSGYDLRGEIRFGTATGSAAEPVPFTVHGDGKGAPIFAPDPAPMRRSEQGSAGDVAPVRLTDRIVPAEFFAR, encoded by the coding sequence ATGAAAAGGCTCGCTTCCCTCTCCATCGCACTCGTCGTGCTCGTCGGCGCCTTCATCATCACTGCGCCGAGCCTCGTCTCGATCGAGGTGGTGCGCCGCTCGCTCGCCTATGAGATCGCCGGCTGGGGCGGCAGCGCCCTGACGTTCGAAGGCACGCCGACGGTCGCGTTCCGCCCGTATCTCACCGTCACGTTCCCGAAGGCTCGCATCGCATCCAGCCGGAACGGCGAAACGCTCGTTTCCATGGACCAGCTCTCCGCGCAGGTTCCGCTGCTGCCGCTCCTCTTCCAGGGACGGATCGAGCCTTCCGCCTTCGATTTCCGCAAGCCGGAGTTTCATTTCGAGAGCGACGCTGCCGGCCGACCGAACTGGACGCTGCCCTACGGCCTCGATTCCACCAGCCGCGTCAGCCGCCTCACCGTGACGGGTGGTTCGATCCACTATCGCGCCGCCGACGGCCGTGTCGTCGATATCGGCGACGTCGACGCGGTGCTGCGCTGGCCAAGCGTAGCCGGGGCCGCCAGCTTCGAGGGCAGCGCCAGTTGGAGAGGACAGTCCGGCGACTTTTCGGCCTCGATCGGATCGCTGCGCGATTTCTTCGGCGGCCAGCCGACGGCGCTGCAATTCGCGCTCGCCTCGACGCCGCTGCGCACGACGTTCAACGGCCAGGTCCAGTCGGTGGACGGCCTCACCGCCAATGGCGAAATTTCGGCCGAGACTCCTTCGATCCGGCAGCTCGGCGACATATTCGGCTGGAAGCTGTCGGAACATACCGCCTATGGCGCGGCGTCGCTGCGCACTTCGCTTTCCTTTGCCCGGGGTGTCGCGACGATGGCCGATGCCGCGCTCTCCATCGATGGCAGCGACGGCGAAGGCGCGCTCGCGCTCGACCTGACCGGTCCGCGGCCTTCGCTGCAGGCGACTTTGGCATTCGACGATTTCGAGGCAGCGCCACTGGTGGAGCTTGCATCCAGTTTCGTCCGGGACGTTCGTGCCACGCCGGATGCGCCGATCGATCCCGCCCCGATGCGCTGGGTCGATTTCGATATGCGCCTTTCCACCGAACGTCTTCTCTATAGCGGAAGCAATATCGGCCGGGTCGCCGGTTCGGCCGCGCTGCGGGACGGGCGGCTCGATATTGCCCTTGCCGACATGCGGCTGTTCGACGGGCGCCTGTCAGGAAACGTGACGGCGGATGCCAGTGGACCGCGCCCATCGGCCGCGCTTCGCCTGCGCCTCGACAGCCTGCCGCTGAAGTCCCTTCCCAATGACTGGCTGCCGCTGCTCTCCGCTCGCGGAACGGCCGAAGGCACGCTCAACCTCGAAGCGGCAGGCAACCACTGGAGCGAGTTCTCCGCATCGCTCTCCGGCGATGGCGATCTCGTAATTACCGACGGCGGTCTTGACGGCGTCGACTTGACGGCACTGCGCAACGGCTGGGGCAGCGCCGATACGACCGCCCGGGCCGCTATATCGGGATCGACCCGCTTCAGCACGGCAAGTTGCGCCGTGACGATACGAGGCGATGTCGCCCGGGTCGATCAGGCCGAGGCAACCGGCAGCGATTTCAAGGTGAGCCTGGCAGGCGCCGCCGCGCTCGCCGATTCCGGCTATGACCTGCGCGGCGAAATCCGCTTTGGCACCGCGACGGGTTCGGCGGCGGAGCCGGTTCCCTTTACCGTACATGGCGACGGCAAGGGCGCACCGATCTTCGCGCCGGATCCGGCGCCGATGCGGCGAAGCGAGCAGGGCTCGGCCGGAGACGTCGCTCCGGTCCGCCTCACCGATCGGATCGTGCCGGCGGAATTCTTCGCGCGCTGA
- a CDS encoding 16S rRNA (uracil(1498)-N(3))-methyltransferase, with the protein MSRYDFTSQRLFLDADLGASETVPLDRDQANYLVNVLRLSPGAGVLVFNGRDGEWRAALEGDRKRAALRIEDQTREQTRPPDLHYLFAPLKQARLDYMVQKAVEMGAGRLRPVITRHTQVHRLNGERLRANAIEAAEQCGILTIPAIDEPVALGDVLARWTAESGERRILFCDEDETGADPAARLRALPPAPIAVLIGPEGGFSAEERALLASLPFVTPIALGPRILRADTAAVAALALVQAAIGDWRS; encoded by the coding sequence ATGTCCCGCTACGATTTCACCTCACAAAGGCTGTTCCTCGACGCCGACCTCGGTGCCAGTGAGACCGTGCCGCTCGATCGCGACCAGGCGAATTATCTGGTCAATGTCCTGCGCCTGAGCCCCGGCGCCGGGGTCCTCGTCTTCAACGGGCGCGACGGCGAATGGCGCGCCGCGCTGGAGGGCGATCGCAAGCGTGCCGCGCTCCGCATCGAGGACCAGACGCGCGAACAGACGCGGCCGCCGGACCTGCACTATCTCTTCGCGCCGCTGAAGCAGGCGCGGCTCGACTACATGGTGCAGAAGGCGGTCGAGATGGGCGCCGGAAGGCTGCGGCCGGTGATCACGCGGCATACCCAGGTGCATCGGCTGAATGGCGAAAGGCTGCGCGCCAACGCCATCGAGGCGGCCGAGCAATGCGGCATCCTGACGATTCCCGCGATCGACGAGCCGGTGGCGCTCGGCGATGTGCTGGCGCGCTGGACTGCCGAATCCGGCGAGCGGCGGATCCTGTTCTGCGACGAGGACGAGACCGGCGCCGATCCAGCGGCGCGGCTCCGGGCCCTGCCACCCGCCCCGATCGCCGTTCTGATCGGACCCGAAGGCGGCTTCTCGGCGGAGGAGCGGGCGCTGCTGGCGAGCCTGCCCTTCGTCACGCCGATCGCGCTCGGACCGCGCATCCTCAGAGCCGACACGGCGGCGGTAGCGGCCCTGGCGCTGGTTCAAGCCGCGATCGGCGACTGGCGGAGTTGA
- a CDS encoding pilus assembly protein TadG-related protein — MAVAFALAAIPLLGATGAAVDYGRASVARSRMADALDSALIAVGSKSSMSDDAAKAMITDWVNTQLKDQTIGSWKIASFSQAGGKIDVTVSGTVPTTVASILGVSSLPIAVASQAVRSINKLEVALVLDTTASMNQPATKMSSLKQAATDLVTKITADPKADVKIAVIPYGQYVNIGVANRTQPWVSVPDDYNTTKDAYCDPDVTSATVCDKSTTTKTSCTKYSDGVPYTTTCSTTTCTASHTVTYDPPKKGTCYAAKTTPHVFSGCVGSPNYPDNVTDDNSSRVYPGYIDLTCNSQMIPLTTNVATVKSTISGLTAKDNTYIPSGLAWGFNALSSAVPLTEAAAYDSSGRNINPSKALVLMTDGFNTVLRNTTTNKTSTSFGRHDKSPGTNSDGSTKIATQTNTWTTELCNNIKAKNIEVFTVAYALDSSISGATEAKTMLKNCASNDGNFYDAADSAALLAAFSQIAEDMNKLRLSK; from the coding sequence GTGGCGGTTGCCTTTGCGCTTGCCGCCATACCGCTTCTCGGCGCCACGGGCGCAGCGGTTGACTATGGGCGGGCGAGCGTCGCCAGGTCACGCATGGCCGATGCGCTCGACTCGGCCCTGATCGCGGTGGGCTCCAAATCGTCCATGTCCGACGATGCCGCCAAGGCGATGATAACGGACTGGGTCAATACCCAGCTCAAGGACCAGACGATCGGTAGCTGGAAGATCGCCAGCTTCTCGCAGGCGGGCGGCAAGATCGACGTCACCGTGTCCGGCACCGTCCCGACGACGGTCGCCAGCATCCTTGGCGTCTCAAGCCTGCCGATCGCGGTCGCCAGCCAGGCGGTGCGTAGCATCAACAAGCTCGAAGTGGCGCTGGTGCTGGATACGACGGCGTCGATGAACCAGCCGGCAACGAAGATGTCGAGCCTCAAGCAGGCGGCGACCGATCTGGTTACCAAGATCACCGCCGACCCCAAGGCCGACGTCAAGATCGCCGTGATCCCATACGGACAATACGTCAATATCGGTGTCGCCAACCGCACGCAGCCTTGGGTCAGTGTTCCCGACGACTACAATACGACCAAGGATGCCTATTGCGATCCCGATGTCACCAGCGCCACGGTCTGCGACAAGTCGACTACGACCAAGACGAGCTGCACCAAATATAGCGACGGCGTTCCCTATACCACGACCTGCTCGACGACGACCTGCACGGCTTCGCACACCGTCACCTATGATCCGCCAAAGAAGGGAACCTGCTATGCAGCCAAGACGACTCCGCACGTCTTCTCAGGCTGCGTTGGCTCGCCCAATTATCCGGACAACGTCACGGACGACAATTCATCCCGCGTCTATCCGGGCTATATCGATCTGACCTGCAACAGCCAGATGATCCCGCTGACTACCAATGTTGCGACGGTCAAGAGCACGATTTCCGGTCTGACGGCCAAGGACAACACCTATATCCCTTCGGGACTTGCTTGGGGCTTCAACGCCTTATCCTCCGCCGTCCCGCTCACCGAGGCGGCTGCCTATGACAGCTCCGGTCGCAACATCAATCCAAGCAAGGCGCTCGTTCTGATGACGGACGGTTTCAACACCGTTCTGCGCAACACGACCACCAACAAGACCAGCACCAGCTTCGGACGTCACGATAAGAGCCCCGGCACGAATTCCGACGGCTCGACCAAGATCGCGACGCAGACCAACACTTGGACGACCGAGCTCTGCAACAATATCAAGGCGAAGAACATCGAGGTCTTCACGGTTGCCTACGCGCTCGACAGTTCGATCTCGGGCGCGACCGAGGCGAAGACAATGCTGAAGAACTGTGCGTCCAACGACGGAAATTTCTACGACGCCGCCGATTCAGCGGCCCTTCTCGCCGCCTTCTCTCAGATTGCCGAGGACATGAACAAGCTCCGCCTGTCGAAATAG
- a CDS encoding EF-hand domain-containing protein produces MKKLIISAGLAMMAASLALPAAADEPAPPRAKMMFWFLDRNGDGFIDASEIEAFRTAQFRSIDQDGSGTLTKAEATTMIETARRPGHGGKMDGAKPDKVKLDKDEARGERFAKREAAMLRRLGFTGDVETITLAEFVAKEPGWFKRADKNADGKIDQAEFLASWGSKAHRAMPD; encoded by the coding sequence ATGAAAAAGCTGATCATTTCCGCTGGCCTCGCCATGATGGCCGCCTCGCTCGCCCTGCCGGCCGCGGCAGACGAGCCGGCGCCGCCGCGCGCCAAGATGATGTTCTGGTTCCTCGACAGGAATGGCGACGGCTTCATCGATGCCAGCGAGATCGAGGCGTTCCGCACCGCGCAGTTCCGCTCGATCGACCAAGATGGCAGTGGCACGCTCACCAAGGCCGAAGCGACCACGATGATCGAGACGGCGCGGCGTCCCGGACATGGCGGCAAGATGGATGGGGCCAAGCCGGACAAGGTGAAGCTCGACAAGGACGAGGCGCGAGGCGAGCGCTTCGCCAAGCGCGAGGCGGCCATGCTTCGCCGGCTGGGCTTCACGGGCGATGTCGAAACGATCACGCTGGCCGAATTCGTCGCCAAGGAGCCGGGCTGGTTCAAGCGCGCCGACAAGAACGCCGATGGCAAGATCGATCAGGCCGAGTTCCTCGCCTCTTGGGGTAGCAAGGCGCATCGGGCAATGCCAGACTGA
- a CDS encoding ABC transporter permease, whose product MRYGQSWFNTTSVALGFAFLYAPIVILVIYSFNDSKLVTVWGGFSTRWYSALLQDQAMLDAAWITLRLAFVSATIATVLGTLAAITMVRFGRFLGRTVFSGMIYAPLVMPDVITGLSLLLLFVSLDLDRGFWTVTLAHVTLTMCFVAVVVQSRLVVFDRSLEEAALDLGCPPFKTFFVITLPLILPGVIAGWMLAFTLSLDDLVIASFTTGPGATTLPMKIFSQVKFGVTPEINAISTILIAIIAVGVLVASLFGKRREVERQKAERLAAQQG is encoded by the coding sequence ATGAGATACGGCCAAAGCTGGTTCAACACGACCTCGGTCGCGCTCGGTTTTGCGTTCCTCTATGCGCCGATCGTCATCCTCGTCATCTATTCCTTCAATGATTCAAAGCTCGTAACGGTCTGGGGCGGCTTCTCGACGCGCTGGTATTCCGCGCTGCTTCAGGACCAGGCCATGCTGGATGCGGCGTGGATCACGCTGCGCCTCGCCTTCGTCTCGGCGACAATCGCGACCGTGCTCGGAACGCTGGCCGCGATCACCATGGTGCGGTTCGGCCGCTTTCTCGGCCGGACTGTCTTTTCCGGCATGATCTATGCGCCTCTCGTCATGCCGGATGTGATCACCGGCCTGTCACTGCTGCTCCTCTTCGTCTCGCTCGACCTCGACCGCGGCTTCTGGACGGTGACGCTCGCCCATGTGACGCTGACCATGTGCTTCGTCGCCGTGGTCGTGCAGTCGCGCCTCGTCGTCTTCGATCGCAGCCTGGAGGAAGCGGCGCTGGATCTCGGTTGCCCGCCCTTCAAGACCTTCTTCGTCATCACGCTGCCGCTGATCCTTCCGGGCGTCATTGCCGGCTGGATGCTGGCTTTCACGCTCTCGCTCGACGATCTGGTGATCGCGAGCTTCACCACCGGTCCCGGCGCGACGACGCTGCCGATGAAGATCTTCAGCCAGGTGAAGTTCGGCGTGACGCCGGAAATCAACGCGATCTCCACGATCTTGATCGCCATTATTGCCGTCGGCGTGCTCGTCGCCTCGCTGTTTGGCAAGCGGCGCGAAGTCGAGCGGCAGAAGGCCGAGCGGCTGGCGGCCCAACAGGGCTGA
- a CDS encoding ABC transporter permease, producing the protein MAVTETIAPKEKRGWLKWLLVAIPFAWLLVFFLIPFFNVFKMSFSTRARAMPPYKPVLDFADGIAGLWAQLQLFTPANYWTLISQSKYWQSYLSSVQIALISTVLILIVAYPIAYGMARAPRQWRSILVMLVILPFWTSFLIRVYAWIGILGNEGLLNGFLLWTGLIDQPLTILTTNWAVYIGIVYSYLPFMVLPLYATLEKMDETLLEAAADLGCPPTQAFWKITFPLSLPGVVAGCFLVFIPITGEFVIPELLGGSGTMMIGKQLWYEFFNNRNWPLASAVAVVLLLILVVPIVLFQNHQQAAEAGK; encoded by the coding sequence ATGGCGGTGACGGAAACGATCGCTCCCAAGGAAAAGCGCGGCTGGCTCAAATGGCTGCTGGTCGCGATCCCCTTCGCCTGGCTGCTGGTCTTCTTCCTCATCCCGTTCTTCAACGTCTTCAAGATGTCGTTTTCGACCCGGGCGAGGGCGATGCCGCCCTATAAGCCCGTGCTCGATTTCGCCGATGGAATCGCGGGACTGTGGGCGCAGCTCCAGCTTTTCACGCCTGCCAATTATTGGACGCTGATCAGCCAGTCCAAATATTGGCAGTCCTATCTCTCCAGCGTCCAGATCGCGCTCATCTCAACGGTGCTGATCCTCATCGTCGCCTATCCGATCGCCTATGGCATGGCGCGGGCGCCGCGACAGTGGAGGTCGATCCTGGTGATGCTGGTGATCCTGCCGTTCTGGACGTCGTTCCTGATCCGCGTCTATGCCTGGATCGGCATTCTCGGCAATGAGGGCCTGCTCAACGGCTTCCTGCTCTGGACCGGGCTGATCGACCAGCCGCTGACCATCCTGACGACGAATTGGGCCGTCTATATCGGCATCGTCTATTCCTACCTGCCCTTCATGGTGCTGCCGCTTTACGCGACGCTGGAGAAGATGGACGAGACGCTGCTGGAGGCCGCTGCCGATCTCGGCTGCCCGCCGACGCAGGCCTTCTGGAAGATCACCTTCCCGCTGTCGCTGCCGGGCGTCGTCGCCGGCTGCTTCTTGGTCTTCATCCCGATCACCGGTGAATTTGTCATTCCGGAGCTGCTCGGCGGTTCCGGGACGATGATGATCGGCAAGCAGCTCTGGTACGAGTTCTTCAACAACCGGAACTGGCCGCTGGCATCCGCCGTGGCGGTGGTGCTGCTGCTGATCCTCGTCGTGCCGATTGTCCTGTTCCAGAATCATCAGCAGGCGGCGGAGGCCGGAAAATGA
- a CDS encoding DUF2239 family protein, with the protein MKVVSTLYCTAFCGLKRVASGLAGDVAVAVKGLVDRGETVAIFDDATSRPIEIDFRGTAEEVRARIDTEPETVEAVAKTEPADMDIPAARGRGRPKLGVVAREVTLLPRHWEWLGRQPGGASVALRKLVDEARRVHGERDRKRDAQEAANRFMMAMAGDQPRFEDASRALFASDAEAFDALTELWPADIRDHSRGLAAAAFAAV; encoded by the coding sequence ATGAAAGTTGTCAGTACGCTCTATTGCACGGCCTTTTGCGGGCTGAAGCGGGTCGCCTCGGGGCTTGCCGGCGATGTGGCGGTCGCTGTCAAGGGACTGGTCGACCGCGGCGAAACCGTCGCGATTTTCGATGATGCCACCAGCCGTCCGATCGAGATCGACTTTCGCGGCACGGCGGAGGAGGTGCGGGCCCGCATCGATACCGAACCGGAAACGGTCGAGGCGGTCGCTAAAACGGAGCCGGCCGACATGGACATCCCGGCAGCGAGGGGACGCGGGCGGCCGAAGCTCGGTGTCGTCGCTCGCGAGGTCACGCTGCTGCCGCGGCATTGGGAGTGGCTGGGCCGCCAGCCGGGCGGCGCGTCGGTCGCGCTGCGGAAGCTCGTCGATGAGGCCCGGCGCGTCCATGGCGAGCGGGACCGGAAGCGCGATGCCCAGGAAGCCGCCAATCGCTTCATGATGGCGATGGCCGGAGACCAGCCGCGCTTCGAGGACGCGAGCCGGGCACTGTTCGCGAGCGACGCCGAAGCGTTCGACGCGCTGACCGAACTCTGGCCGGCGGACATCCGCGATCACAGCCGCGGATTGGCCGCCGCCGCCTTCGCCGCGGTCTGA